Proteins encoded in a region of the Ornithodoros turicata isolate Travis chromosome 3, ASM3712646v1, whole genome shotgun sequence genome:
- the LOC135387912 gene encoding small ribosomal subunit protein mS39-like: MTNSLHKIAMHENIRATNCIHLLGIISHATCAPAQFKHEKFRRIPPAIDIKYIMAARSIFTRREYLGSKNVNYFIRCCVRNASSANETATASSQIQSQPISDGPIIIPKRIHRGPTDILKALASTVTNKDYTAPHFKYHDDPFFIPASNVAKRTYALAKESGKKAAKYFLEKYPDSFKHNPAEPNIEAFNPKPKYTAESEVSEEDLKHLIDAVDVENASTVYNNLKSKGTSITPETTQSLLELLCFYNCNPVLDEDLTEERWHRQLAPRETRKTWKDGGLAEEIFNSMENKDSRAYSALVQGMAKYFQVDRAYATFKEMQEKGLKPSLEAYNGLLSLVPFLKEGYEQRWSLTKELLEGIQKDGLKPNITTMNNVLDTVSKFGASPSARQYALQVFGEMKHLGIEPSLASYYYLLVIFCKTRGGSQSNILHSIINELENKDFTIKDPKDVYFFVSAMDVCHNYLLDKDLAYRIHALLNYGQNYSMIGDAFKESIYYQHFFKLLCSTESIHTFFELYDKYVPNIYTPEPSVVCEIIEAIDLNDALEYIPQLWSDIIIFNHYERENVIKGMLSVMAKGKREAQLQEQFATIVSDIRERCVKEEDSGRRFLRTIQWTGQMLGDMMTVYLNAEDKLAEAWEVMMKLDKEQHKILGYPEQGCLKHFCRVCLERSQQDRAVFCAKYAAEIGLTDVGQFLMQPENIEKLSDESKEALKEILDFPTLTGEPEPKKSE; encoded by the exons ATGACAAACTCTTTGCACAAAATCGCCATGCATGAGAATATCAGGGCGACCAACTGTATACATTTGCTAGGAATAATAAGCCATGCGACGTGTGCACCAGCACAGTTCAAGCACGAGAAGTTTCGGAG GATTCCTCCGGCAATCGACATCAAATACATAATGGCGGCGCGCAGTATTTTTACTCGCCGGGAATACCTCGGCAGCAAAAACGTAAATTATTTTATCAG ATGCTGCGTTCGCAACGCTTCATCTGCAAACGAGACTGCGACTGCTTCTTCTCAAATCCAGTCAC AGCCGATTTCCGACGGTCCCATCATCATTCCGAAGAGGATTCACCG GGGGCCAACGGACATTCTCAAAGCATTAGCGTCAACTGTAACGAACAAG GACTACACCGCACCGCACTTCAAATATCATGATGATCCGTTCTTCATCCCAGCAAGCAACGTTGCAAAA AGAACCTATGCACTTGCTAAAGAATCTGGAAAAAAGGCAGCGAAGTACTTTTTGGAGAAGTACCCGGACAGCTTCAAGCATAACCCGGCAGAGCCAAACATTGAG GCATTCAACCCAAAGCCAAAGTATACTGCTGAAAGCGAGGTTAGCGAAGAAGACCTGAAGCACCTAATTGATGCAGTAGATGTGGAGAATGCATCCACAGTGTACAATAACCTGAAATCGAAAG GAACAAGTATTACGCCGGAAACCACGCAGTCACTTCTGGAACTTCTCTGCTTCTACAACTGCAACCCAGTCCTGGATGAGGACCTCACAGAG GAACGCTGGCATAGGCAACTTGCCCCAAGAGAAACTAGGAAGACATGGAA AGATGGTGGCCTTGCTGAGGAAATCTTCAACAGCATGGAAAACAAAGACAGTAGAGCATACTCTGCACTTGTCCAGGGAATGGCAAAG TATTTCCAGGTGGATCGAGCCTATGCAACGTTTAAAGAAATGCAAGAGAAGGGCTTGAAAC CGTCCCTGGAAGCTTACAACGGCCTTCTGAGCCTGGTTCCTTTCCTGAAAGAAGGCTATGAGCAGCGCTGGAGCCTCACGAAA GAACTGCTGGAAGGCATACAGAAGGACGGCCTCAAGCCTAACATCACAACAATGAACAACGTGCTGGACACTGTCTCCAAGTTCGGAGCTTCCCCATCAGCGAGGCAGTATGCCTTGCAAGTGTTTGGGGAAATGAAGCACTTGGGAATAG AACCAAGCCTTGCCAGCTACTACTACCTCCTGGTCATCTTCTGTAAAACAC GAGGAGGATCTCAGAGCAATATCCTGCACAGCATTATAAACGAGCTGGAGAATAAAGACTTTACCATCAAGGATCCCAAGGATG TATACTTCTTCGTGAGCGCCATGGATGTG TGTCACAACTATCTCTTGGACAAAGACCTCGCTTACAGAATCCACGCTCTACTTAACTATGGTCAAAACTACAGCATGATCGGTGATGCATTCAAAGAGTCTATTTACTA CCAGCATTTCTTCAAGCTGCTCTGCTCGACAGAAAGCATTCACACATTCTTCGAGCTCTACGATAAATATGTTCCAAAT ATCTACACACCCGAACCCAGCGTCGTCTGCGAAATTATTGAAGCCATCGACCTCAACGACGCCCTGGAATACATTCCACAGCTTTGGTCAG ATATCATCATCTTCAACCACTACGAGCGAGAAAATGTTATCAAGGGAATGCTGAGCGTGATGGCAAAAGGCAAACGGGAAGCGCAG CTTCAAGAGCAGTTCGCAACCATAGTCTCAGACATCAGGGAACGCTGCGTCAAGGAAGAAGACAGCGGAAGAAGATTCCTTCGAACAATCCA GTGGACCGGTCAGATGCTGGGCGACATGATGACCGTCTACCTCAACGCAGAGGACAAGCTCGCGGAGGCTTG GGAAGTCATGATGAAGCTGGACAAAGAACAACACAAGATACTGGGCTACCCAGA GCAGGGATGTTTGAAGCACTTCTGTAGAGTCTGTCTCGAAAGGTCTCAACAGGACAGAGCAGTC TTCTGTGCAAAATATGCTGCCGAGATAGGACTAACAGACGTAGGACAGTTCCTGATGCAACCCGAAAACATCGAAAAGCTCTCGGACGAGTCAAA GGAGGCACTGAAGGAAATCCTGGATTTTCCAACCC
- the LOC135387915 gene encoding 1-acyl-sn-glycerol-3-phosphate acyltransferase delta-like has protein sequence MERPPSLAGRIWSTVKTWFICHTFLTLTFLLSGLILNVFQVAAYLTIRPFSKHAYRKMNYYFIYTSWSHLVALSQWWSGTRIRVWGTKEDLYNLLKEHHLVLMNHTYEVDWLMCWIICDQFKMLANAKTFAKKSLMYVPIIGWNWALSEHIFLERSWEKDKLTLGSKLDTLIDYKDKILLLLFAEGTRFSEAKHKSSLEFAEKKNLPKLQHHLLPRPRGFNFCAKHFKDRGSRSICDIQLGFFNSPNPPKMTNIVNGRPIVADMYFRLIPLDKIPTDDDEACAKFLYDHYVEKDKLMDEYLKTGKFPSEVRELPVRIWPLLNLVGWLLMIGMPCLYAFYVILTQGSTFTIVVFSTFVALVFSVLNWMVGLSEINNSSSYGANSQTSRKGSTNDGPAQGEQSGNKPEQNGDALPLVS, from the exons ATGGA ACGACCCCCTTCCCTAGCCGGCCGCATCTGGTCCACCGTCAAGACATGGTTTATCTGCCACACGTTCCTCACGCTGACGTTCCTCCTCAGCGGCCTCATCCTCAACGTCTTCCAGGTCGCGGCCTACCTGACGATACGGCCGTTTTCTAAGCATGCGTACCGCAAAATGAATTACTACTTCATCTACACGTCGTGGTCTC ATCTGGTGGCGCTGTCCCAGTGGTGGTCGGGCACGAGGATACGGGTGTGGGGCACCAAAGAGGACTTGTACAACCTGCTGAAAGAGCACCACCTCGTGCTGATGAATCATACCTACGAGGTTGACTGGTTGATGTGCTGGATCATTTGTGACCAGTTCAAGATGCTAGCA AATGCCAAAACATTTGCCAAAAAGTCTCTCATGTACGTTCCCATCATCGGCTGGAACTGGGCCCTGTCGGAGCACATTTTCCTGGAGAGGAGTTGGGAGAAGGACAAACTGACGCTCGGATCAAAGCTGGACACCCTCATAGATTACAAGGACAAAATTCTG CTCCTGCTCTTTGCAGAAGGAACGAGGTTCTCCGAAGCGAAGCACAAGTCCAGCTTGGAGTTTGCGGAGAAGAAGAACCTGCCCAAGCTGCAGCATCACCTTCTGCCACGCCCCAGGGGATTTAACTTCTGCGCCAAGCACTTCAAGGATAGGG GTTCACGGAGTATCTGCGACATTCAGCTCGGGTTCTTCAATTCTCCGAATCCTCCAAAGATGACGAACATCGTGAACGGCCGACCGATTGTTGCGGACATGTACTTTAGGCTGATCCCGCTGGACAAGATACCTACAGACGATGATGAAGCCTGTGCAAAGTTCCTGTACGACCATTACGTCGAGAAG gACAAATTAATGGACGAGTACCTGAAGACTGGCAAGTTCCCGTCCGAAGTTCGCGAGCTTCCCGTGAGGATTTGGCCCCTGTTAAACCTTGTTGGGTGGCTGTTGATGATCGGGATGCCCTGCCTCTACGCGTTCTACGTCATCTTGACGCAGGGCAGCACATTCACGATTGTGGTGTTTTCTACATTCGTGGCACTAG TGTTTTCTGTGCTCAACTGGATGGTTGGACTGTCGGAGATCAACAACAGCTCTTCCTACGGTGCCAACTCGCAAACAAGTCGAAAAGGCAGCACCAACGACGGCCCAGCACAAGGCGAACAGTCGGGCAACAAGCCTGAACAAAATGGCGACGCCCTGCCCTTGGTATCGTGA
- the LOC135389847 gene encoding metabotropic glutamate receptor 1-like, protein MAMLDVAKHFQWTYVSAVYTEGNGVYGLAMVQAFRAKAWQKSICVATIQPVPAQARSQDYDAVLERLLEKTKATAVVCFCETQNVLGLLAAFKRHNATGLFTLLISDRWGTSPSMFQGLEKEAAGSIVVRVHATVLPNFDSYFTALNPDNNIRNPWFVEFWETHFRCSFTHKSNRWQRYDKKCTAKEDLRKNYHQVQELDQVQKAIYLVAYALDSMLHIHCGKNSTDRDCLTTMHVNSSQFLEYLHNTSFTWNNDTVKAGTHAGDPALYDILNYRPTKNSVGDYVKIGQWQGGKLTMLDKPMGQNGKKPPVSICSLPCGRGEVKAPIYATSISCCWQCVRCSDNHYTQNEYICEECPRGYRPRSDLSGCEMIPAQARSLGDPSSIICITVNLTVGAITVFVIVVFFINLNTPIVKASSREVSFVILFSIVLSNLCTFIIVAKPSPIICGAERVFPSIFLTMIHAAILTKTNRIARILAVREPALLIKKRRFMSTKALLIATALFTLTQAIISVVMLILEPPNTTLFYPAKDRVLLICDTSDLSRFAGLGFDFVVILLCTVYAIKTRNVPASFNEAKMIGFSMYATVIIWIAYVAVRQGNLENRELALCTALGLSGLAVLIPIFAPKVYVMLFRPDKNERSLFHTFKCPIGVVSTVSNGSIMSSTGMYGHTCQECIDNPLSAVHCKKLCMFGTKDAQ, encoded by the exons ATGGCGATGCTCGACGTAGCAAAGCATTTCCAGTGGACGTACGTCTCTGCCGTCTACACGGAAG GCAACGGTGTCTACGGGCTGGCCATGGTCCAAGCCTTCAGGGCGAAAGCTTGGCAGAAATCCATCTGTGTTGCTACCATTCAGCCAGTGCCGGCACAGGCTCGGTCTCAAGACTACGACGCGGTCCTCGAAAGGCTCCTGGAGAAGACGAAGGCAACAGCTGTTGTCTGCTTTTGCGAAACGCAGAACGTCCTGGGACTTCTGGCAGCCTTCAAAAGACACAATGCTACGGGACTTTTCACCCTACTGATAAG TGACAGATGGGGTACGAGTCCATCCATGTTTCAAGGTTTGGAAAAGGAAGCCGCTGGTAGTATCGTCGTCCGAGTTCACGCCACAGTGCTTCCTAACTTCGACAGCTACTTCACGGCCCTCAACCCCGACAACAACATCAGGAACCCGTGGTTTGTAGAGTTCTGGGAGACGCACTTCCGGTGCAGTTTCACGCACAAGTCGAACCGATGGCAGCGGTACGACAAGAAGTGCACAG CAAAAGAGGACCTGCGTAAAAACTACCACCAAGTCCAGGAACTGGACCAGGTTCAGAAGGCTATCTACCTCGTCGCGTACGCTCTGGACAGCATGCTTCACATTCACTGCGGCAAGAACAGCACGGATCGTGACTGTCTGACCACGATGCACGTCAACTCATCGCAGTTCCTGGAGTACCTTCACAATACCAGCTTCACTTGGAACAATGACACTGTCAAAGCAGGAACTCACGCGGGAGACCCTGCCTT ATACGACATCTTGAATTATCGGCCGACCAAGAACTCCGTCGGAGACTACGTGAAGATAGGCCAGTGGCAAGGTGGAAAGCTGACCATGCTCGATAAGCCGATGGGACAGAACGGGAAGAAACCACCGGTGTCTATTTGCAGCCTGCCTTGCGGTAGAGGAGAGGTCAAG GCGCCCATATACGCAACAAGTATAAGCTGCTGCTGGCAATGCGTTCGCTGCAGTGACAACCACTACACACAGAATGAATACATCTGTGAAGAGTGCCCTCGAGGATATCGACCTCGTAGTGATCTCTCCG GCTGCGAAATGATACCGGCTCAAGCCCGCAGCTTGGGCGACCCTTCCTCAATCATCTGCATCACCGTGAACCTCACCGTCGGCGCCATCACCGTCTTCGTCATCGTCGTATTCTTCATCAACTTGAACACCCCCATCGTGAAGGCGTCGTCGCGCGAAGTATCCTTCGTCATACTGTTCAGCATCGTTCTCAGCAACCTGTGTACCTTCATCATCGTGGCCAAGCCCTCTCCCATCATCTGCGGTGCCGAACGTGTCTTTCCCTCCATCTTCCTTACCATGATCCACGCCGCCATTCTGACGAAGACGAATCGAATCGCGCGAATTCTCGCCGTGCGCGAACCCGCGCTTCTCATCAAGAAACGTCGGTTCATGAGCACGAAGGCCCTGCTGATAGCCACTGCTCTGTTCACTTTAACGCAAGCTATCATATCGGTCGTGATGCTCATCCTGGAGCCCCCGAACACGACCTTGTTCTATCCCGCCAAGGACCGCGTACTTTTGATTTGCGACACCTCGGATCTGTCGCGCTTTGCGGGTCTCGGTTTCGATTTCGTCGTCATTTTGCTCTGCACCGTCTACGCGATCAAAACGCGCAACGTTCCGGCGAGCTTCAACGAGGCCAAGATGATCGGCTTTTCGATGTACGCGACGGTGATCATCTGGATAGCGTACGTTGCCGTTCGACAGGGCAATCTGGAGAACAGGGAGCTGGCGCTGTGCACGGCGTTAGGCCTGTCCGGTCTGGCCGTCCTGATACCGATTTTCGCGCCTAAGGTGTACGTCATGCTGTTCAGACCAGATAAAAATGAGAGGTCTTTGTTCCACACGTTTAAGTGTCCGATTGGGGTGGTGAGTACGGTGTCGAACGGATCCATTATGTCCTCCACAGGGATGTACGGGCATACTTGCCAGGAATGTATCGATAATCCGCTGAGCGCGGTGCATTGTAAAAAGTTGTGCATGTTTGGTACAAAGGATGCGCAATAA